A single genomic interval of Longimicrobium terrae harbors:
- the nth gene encoding endonuclease III, with protein MPRESRKARRERTSSILTELAALYPDSRCSLDYQDMLQLVVATVLSAQCTDAAVNRATPALFARFRTAADYAAASQDEMEEHLKSLNFFRNKAKSLIGLGRALQERHGGQVPADLAALTQLPGVGRKTANVVLGVGFGMAEGVVVDTHVKRIAARLGLTREEDPEPIEQDLLKLLDRDDRVIFTHRIIDHGRAVCTARRAFCERCTLAPLCPSAPEAYRVPAAPREMAVA; from the coding sequence TTGCCGAGAGAAAGCAGAAAAGCGCGCCGTGAGCGCACATCGTCCATCCTGACCGAGTTGGCGGCGCTGTACCCCGACAGCCGGTGCTCGCTGGATTACCAGGACATGCTGCAGCTCGTGGTGGCGACCGTCCTTTCCGCGCAGTGCACCGACGCGGCGGTGAACCGCGCCACCCCCGCGCTGTTCGCCCGCTTCCGCACGGCGGCGGACTACGCGGCGGCGTCGCAGGACGAGATGGAAGAGCACCTGAAGTCGCTCAACTTCTTTCGCAACAAGGCGAAGTCGCTCATCGGGCTGGGGCGCGCGCTGCAGGAGCGGCACGGCGGCCAGGTCCCGGCCGACCTCGCGGCGCTCACCCAGCTTCCCGGCGTAGGGCGCAAGACGGCGAACGTGGTGCTCGGTGTCGGGTTCGGGATGGCGGAGGGCGTGGTGGTGGACACGCACGTCAAGCGGATCGCGGCGCGGCTGGGGCTGACGCGCGAGGAGGATCCGGAGCCGATCGAGCAGGACCTGCTCAAGCTGCTGGACCGGGACGACCGCGTGATCTTTACGCACCGCATCATCGACCACGGCCGCGCGGTGTGCACCGCCCGCCGCGCGTTCTGCGAGCGCTGCACCCTGGCGCCGCTCTGCCCGTCCGCGCCGGAAGCGTACCGCGTCCCCGCCGCCCCGCGCGAAATGGCCGTCGCCTGA
- the polX gene encoding DNA polymerase/3'-5' exonuclease PolX: MTAREAGAVLAEIAMLLEVVGGNPFRAKAFSTAARSLETSAADLASLAAEGRLRTLPNVGEGIASVLEELLANGTSAMLEELRAKTPVGLYDMMRIKGLGAKRIRTLYADLGIDSLDALEAAASAGRIAKVAGFGAKTEQKILEGVAFARSLRGRRRYYQAVESAAGLLELIEGLPGVVQVRAAGQIRRRLEVVDALDLVAAADDPAAVLAAFRAIQGTESPDASAADAPAEVRLADGLLARLVCVTPARFGAALVRETGSAEHLAQLTERAAGMGLRLDGEGLFDGKKSVPTPDEEAVYRALDLAWIPPELREGWGEIEAAAAGTLPVLIEPGDLRGTFHCHTTYSDGRATVDEMADAARERGWSYLGIADHSQFAAYAGGLSPAAVRKQHREIDAWNAEHGGRGKKRFRLFKGVEADILADGRLDYDDDVLAGFDYIVGSVHSGFQMPEREMTDRLIRAVSHPRITMLGHATGRLLLRRDGYAVDVRAVIDAAAANGVCVEINADPNRLDVDWRNARYAAEKGVLIPINPDAHSTGALGNVLFGVNVARKAWITAPQVLNTWELDRLENWFAERKQKSAP, from the coding sequence ATGACGGCGCGCGAAGCCGGCGCGGTGCTGGCGGAAATCGCGATGCTGCTGGAGGTGGTGGGCGGCAATCCGTTCCGCGCCAAGGCCTTCTCCACCGCCGCGCGCTCGCTGGAAACCTCCGCCGCCGACCTCGCCTCTCTCGCCGCGGAGGGCCGCCTGCGCACGCTGCCCAACGTGGGCGAGGGGATCGCGTCGGTGCTGGAGGAACTCCTGGCCAACGGCACGTCCGCCATGCTGGAGGAGCTTCGCGCCAAGACGCCCGTCGGCCTGTACGACATGATGCGGATCAAGGGCCTGGGCGCCAAGCGCATCCGCACCCTGTACGCCGACCTGGGCATCGACAGCCTGGACGCGCTGGAGGCGGCCGCGTCCGCCGGGCGCATCGCCAAGGTGGCGGGGTTCGGCGCCAAGACAGAGCAGAAGATCCTGGAGGGCGTCGCCTTTGCGCGCTCGCTGCGGGGGCGCCGCCGCTACTACCAGGCGGTGGAGTCCGCGGCGGGGCTGCTGGAGTTGATCGAGGGCCTCCCCGGCGTGGTGCAGGTGCGCGCGGCGGGGCAGATCCGCCGGCGGCTGGAGGTGGTGGACGCGCTCGACTTGGTCGCGGCCGCCGACGATCCGGCCGCCGTGCTCGCCGCCTTTCGCGCCATCCAGGGCACCGAATCCCCCGATGCCTCCGCCGCGGACGCGCCCGCCGAGGTGCGCCTGGCGGATGGCCTTCTCGCGCGCCTCGTGTGCGTGACGCCCGCGCGCTTCGGCGCCGCGCTGGTACGGGAGACGGGGAGCGCCGAACATCTCGCGCAACTGACGGAACGCGCGGCGGGGATGGGGCTGCGGCTGGACGGGGAAGGGTTGTTCGATGGAAAGAAATCCGTGCCGACCCCGGACGAGGAGGCGGTGTACAGGGCGCTGGATCTGGCGTGGATCCCGCCCGAACTGCGCGAGGGATGGGGCGAGATCGAGGCGGCCGCGGCGGGAACGCTTCCGGTTCTGATCGAGCCGGGCGACCTGCGCGGCACCTTTCACTGCCACACCACCTACTCCGACGGCCGCGCCACGGTGGACGAAATGGCGGACGCGGCGCGCGAGCGCGGCTGGTCGTACCTGGGGATCGCGGACCACTCGCAGTTCGCCGCGTACGCGGGCGGCCTTTCCCCCGCGGCGGTCCGCAAGCAGCACCGCGAGATCGACGCGTGGAACGCGGAGCACGGCGGCCGGGGCAAGAAGCGGTTCCGCCTGTTCAAGGGCGTGGAGGCCGACATCCTCGCCGACGGCCGGCTGGATTACGACGACGACGTGCTCGCCGGCTTCGACTACATCGTGGGCTCCGTCCACTCCGGTTTTCAGATGCCGGAGCGGGAGATGACGGACCGGCTGATCCGCGCCGTCTCCCATCCGCGAATCACCATGCTGGGCCACGCCACCGGCCGCCTGCTGCTGCGCCGCGACGGCTACGCGGTGGATGTGCGGGCCGTGATCGACGCGGCGGCGGCGAACGGCGTGTGCGTGGAGATCAACGCCGATCCCAACCGGCTGGACGTGGACTGGCGAAATGCGCGTTACGCGGCGGAAAAGGGCGTACTGATCCCCATCAACCCCGACGCGCACTCTACCGGCGCGCTGGGCAACGTACTGTTTGGAGTGAACGTGGCGCGCAAGGCGTGGATCACCGCGCCGCAAGTGCTGAACACGTGGGAGCTGGACCGCCTGGAGAACTGGTTTGCCGAGAGAAAGCAGAAAAGCGCGCCGTGA
- a CDS encoding ATP-dependent Clp protease proteolytic subunit, which yields MRNQDDDQDEGTPEQEAPSERPNALTEGIRERLFKSRTLIISGGIDQQLVSNIIGQLLAMSAESEKPINMFVNSQGGHVESGDTIHDVIRFIKPKVRMIGTGWVASAGALIFVASPREERFCLPNTRFLLHQPAGGAGGTAADIAIEANEIIRMRGRINRIFMRETGQTLERIEKDTHRNFWLSAEEAVDYGLVSRIIQSVDELD from the coding sequence ATGAGGAATCAGGACGACGATCAGGACGAGGGCACGCCGGAGCAGGAAGCTCCTTCGGAACGGCCCAACGCGCTGACGGAGGGAATCCGCGAGCGGCTGTTCAAGTCGCGCACGCTCATCATCAGCGGCGGCATCGACCAGCAGCTGGTAAGCAACATCATCGGGCAGCTGCTGGCCATGTCGGCCGAAAGCGAAAAGCCCATCAACATGTTCGTCAACTCGCAGGGCGGGCACGTGGAGTCGGGCGACACCATCCACGACGTGATCCGCTTCATCAAGCCCAAGGTGCGCATGATCGGCACCGGGTGGGTGGCCAGCGCCGGCGCGCTCATCTTCGTGGCGTCGCCGCGCGAGGAGCGCTTCTGCCTGCCCAACACGCGCTTTCTGCTGCACCAGCCGGCGGGCGGCGCGGGCGGCACGGCGGCGGACATCGCCATCGAAGCCAACGAAATCATCCGCATGCGCGGCCGCATCAACCGCATCTTCATGCGCGAGACGGGGCAGACGCTGGAGCGCATTGAAAAGGACACCCACCGCAACTTCTGGCTCAGCGCCGAAGAAGCGGTGGACTACGGCCTCGTCAGCCGCATCATCCAGAGCGTCGACGAGCTGGACTAG
- a CDS encoding metallopeptidase family protein, whose protein sequence is MTFEEFESEAHRLFATIPPEFRGGVETVRVSGRTVLHPELPDVYTMGECATGELDYEDGVPEPTRSEVRLFYGSFRALAEQDEDFDWQGELWETLTHEIRHHRESAAGEDALEDYDDASDENFKRRDGLSFDPFFYRGGEPAGEGVWEVDDDVFVEMIVDERRVSPEQDIEVIIDGERIGVPVPDDLGDVCFLYLEGFGETPGDVTVVLVRRIGFWEQLRTLFRREEPIVAEWTLAEGDWVRRGPAGDRPD, encoded by the coding sequence ATGACGTTTGAGGAGTTCGAGAGCGAGGCGCACAGGCTGTTCGCCACCATTCCGCCCGAGTTCCGCGGCGGGGTGGAGACCGTGCGGGTGTCCGGGCGCACGGTGCTGCATCCGGAACTGCCCGACGTCTACACGATGGGCGAGTGCGCCACGGGCGAGCTGGACTACGAGGACGGCGTGCCGGAGCCGACGCGCTCCGAAGTGCGCCTCTTCTATGGATCGTTCCGCGCGCTGGCGGAACAGGATGAGGATTTCGACTGGCAGGGCGAGCTGTGGGAGACGCTGACCCACGAAATCCGCCACCACCGCGAATCCGCCGCGGGCGAGGACGCGCTGGAGGACTACGATGACGCGTCGGACGAGAACTTCAAGCGGCGCGACGGGCTGTCGTTCGACCCGTTCTTCTACCGCGGCGGCGAGCCGGCGGGGGAGGGCGTGTGGGAGGTGGATGACGACGTATTCGTGGAGATGATCGTCGATGAGCGCCGGGTGAGTCCGGAGCAGGACATCGAGGTGATCATCGACGGCGAGCGGATCGGCGTTCCAGTGCCGGACGATCTGGGCGACGTCTGCTTTCTGTACCTGGAGGGATTCGGCGAGACGCCGGGAGATGTCACCGTGGTCCTGGTGCGGCGGATCGGCTTCTGGGAGCAGCTGCGCACCCTTTTCCGCCGCGAGGAGCCCATCGTCGCCGAGTGGACGCTCGCGGAAGGCGACTGGGTACGCCGCGGCCCCGCGGGCGACCGCCCGGACTGA
- a CDS encoding glycine--tRNA ligase — MADNDLMEKLVSLSKRRGYVFQSSEIYGGTGSVWDYGPLGVELKRNVKDAWWRAMVHERDDIEGLDAAILMHPKVWEASGHVENFTDPLVECRNCHRRFRVDILLAETGAAEMEAARCPSCGKTGEWTEPRSFNLMFKTFMGPAEDSANVVYLRPETAQGIYVNFLNVQQSARQKIPFGIAQIGKAFRNEITPGNFTFRTREFEQMEMQFFVKPGSDEAFFEQWREARFKWHTDVLGLSPDRLRYHPHEKLAHYASAAGDVEFYFGGTIGDGGWGEIEGIHNRTDFDLKRHQEYSGKRLEYIDPAAGERYIPYIIETSVGADRATLAVLANAYREDVVDGETRVVLSIKPSLAPLKCGVFPLVKKDGMPDRATQIHEDLRRRGIPSFYDEAGAIGRRYRRQDEAGTPFCITVDGETMEQGTVTIRDRDTMEQSRIAQDQIPAFLAERLA, encoded by the coding sequence ATGGCGGACAACGACCTGATGGAAAAGCTCGTCTCCCTCTCCAAGCGTCGGGGATACGTCTTTCAATCGTCCGAGATCTACGGCGGCACCGGTTCCGTGTGGGACTACGGCCCGCTGGGCGTGGAGCTCAAGCGCAACGTAAAGGACGCGTGGTGGCGCGCCATGGTGCACGAGCGCGACGACATCGAAGGTCTTGATGCCGCCATCCTCATGCACCCCAAGGTGTGGGAGGCCAGCGGCCACGTGGAGAACTTTACCGACCCGCTGGTGGAGTGCCGCAACTGCCACCGCCGCTTTCGCGTAGACATCCTGCTGGCCGAAACCGGCGCCGCGGAGATGGAAGCCGCGCGCTGCCCCAGCTGCGGCAAGACGGGAGAGTGGACGGAGCCGCGCTCCTTCAACCTGATGTTCAAGACGTTCATGGGGCCCGCCGAGGACTCCGCCAACGTCGTGTACCTGCGTCCGGAAACCGCGCAGGGCATCTACGTGAACTTTCTGAACGTGCAGCAGAGCGCGCGGCAGAAGATTCCGTTCGGCATCGCGCAGATCGGCAAGGCGTTCCGCAACGAGATCACGCCCGGGAACTTTACGTTCCGCACGCGCGAGTTCGAGCAGATGGAGATGCAGTTCTTCGTCAAGCCGGGCTCCGACGAGGCGTTCTTTGAGCAGTGGCGCGAGGCCCGCTTCAAGTGGCACACCGACGTGCTGGGCCTGTCGCCGGACCGCCTGCGCTACCATCCGCACGAGAAGCTGGCGCACTACGCCAGCGCCGCGGGCGACGTGGAGTTCTACTTCGGCGGCACCATCGGCGACGGCGGGTGGGGCGAGATCGAAGGCATCCACAACCGCACCGACTTCGACCTCAAGCGCCACCAGGAGTACTCGGGCAAGCGCCTGGAGTACATCGATCCCGCGGCGGGCGAGCGCTACATCCCGTACATCATCGAAACCTCCGTGGGCGCCGACCGCGCCACGCTGGCCGTGCTGGCCAACGCGTACCGCGAGGACGTGGTGGATGGCGAAACGCGCGTGGTGCTGAGCATCAAGCCGTCGCTGGCCCCGCTCAAGTGCGGCGTGTTTCCGCTGGTCAAGAAGGACGGCATGCCCGATCGCGCCACGCAGATTCACGAGGATCTGCGCCGCCGCGGCATTCCCAGCTTCTACGACGAAGCCGGCGCCATCGGCCGCCGATACCGCCGCCAGGACGAGGCCGGCACGCCGTTCTGCATCACGGTGGATGGCGAAACGATGGAGCAGGGCACCGTCACCATTCGCGACCGCGACACCATGGAGCAGTCGCGCATCGCCCAGGACCAGATCCCCGCGTTCCTCGCCGAGCGCCTGGCCTGA
- a CDS encoding LVIVD repeat-containing protein, with product MRIPARFLPCAAAALLAASAAEAQRRPRESTGSVTVVESADPANYPARFEVVGRGPVPRMRSTELWAFRGVDGRDYVYTGTNGGCAQCVGSTLFIWDVSNPAAPVLTDSVMVDAGAISDVAVNQAGTLAALARRGGTTRRNGVVFLDLADPAHPRPAGHFWESLGGGVESVWLDGDRLYASDLATGEMAVLDVSNPRDARVVGRWAPPLGPNIDASSRFLADVQVRDGLAYLAYWNDGFVILDVGNGVRSGTPNRPRLVSQTRYTTQYNRQRYGNTNAVFAYTTADGRRLAFVGDAIVPPGADPRRPMEIGGRLHVFDVTRVEAPREVAWYEVPGRGISRFWAEGDRLYVATNNGGLRALDVSVPLSGRLRDPELAVLPTRDAASAVPELSVTWAAMAHNGLVFATDLHSGLWVTRLLPAAP from the coding sequence ATGCGAATTCCTGCCCGATTTCTGCCGTGCGCCGCCGCGGCGCTGCTGGCCGCGTCCGCCGCAGAGGCGCAGCGCCGCCCGCGCGAAAGCACGGGGAGCGTCACCGTGGTGGAATCCGCCGATCCGGCGAACTACCCGGCGCGCTTCGAGGTGGTGGGGCGGGGGCCGGTGCCGCGCATGCGCAGCACGGAACTGTGGGCGTTCCGCGGCGTGGACGGGCGCGACTACGTGTACACCGGCACCAACGGCGGCTGCGCGCAGTGCGTGGGCAGCACACTCTTCATCTGGGACGTGAGCAATCCCGCCGCGCCCGTGCTGACGGATTCGGTGATGGTGGACGCGGGCGCCATCAGCGACGTGGCGGTGAACCAGGCAGGGACCCTCGCGGCGCTGGCCCGGCGCGGCGGCACCACCCGGCGCAACGGCGTGGTGTTTCTGGACCTGGCCGACCCCGCGCACCCCCGGCCCGCGGGGCACTTCTGGGAGTCGCTGGGCGGCGGCGTGGAGTCCGTATGGCTGGACGGCGACCGGCTGTACGCGTCGGACCTGGCCACGGGCGAAATGGCCGTGCTGGACGTGAGCAATCCGCGCGACGCACGGGTGGTGGGGCGGTGGGCGCCGCCGCTGGGGCCCAACATCGATGCATCCAGCCGCTTTCTGGCCGACGTGCAGGTGCGCGACGGGCTGGCCTACCTGGCGTACTGGAACGACGGATTCGTGATCCTGGACGTGGGCAACGGCGTGCGGAGCGGCACGCCCAACCGCCCGCGCCTGGTTTCGCAGACGCGCTACACCACGCAGTACAACCGCCAGCGGTACGGCAACACCAACGCAGTGTTCGCCTACACCACGGCGGACGGGCGGCGCCTCGCGTTCGTGGGCGATGCCATCGTGCCGCCGGGGGCGGACCCGCGCCGGCCCATGGAGATCGGCGGGCGGCTGCACGTGTTCGACGTGACGCGGGTAGAGGCGCCGCGCGAGGTGGCGTGGTACGAGGTGCCGGGGCGGGGAATCAGCCGCTTCTGGGCCGAGGGCGACCGCCTGTACGTGGCCACCAACAACGGCGGCCTGCGCGCGCTGGACGTCTCGGTTCCCCTTTCCGGACGGCTGCGCGACCCGGAACTGGCGGTGCTGCCCACCCGCGATGCGGCCTCCGCCGTGCCCGAACTCTCCGTCACCTGGGCGGCCATGGCGCACAACGGTCTGGTTTTCGCGACGGACCTGCACTCGGGACTGTGGGTGACGCGCCTGCTTCCCGCCGCGCCGTAA